In Prunus dulcis chromosome 1, ALMONDv2, whole genome shotgun sequence, the following are encoded in one genomic region:
- the LOC117633094 gene encoding putative pentatricopeptide repeat-containing protein At2g02150 has translation MYFDAHEILKELVLLRRVLPGCDVFDVLWSTRNVCRLGFGVFDALFSVLVEFGMLEKASECFLRMKKFRVLPKVRSCNALLQRLSKPGKGNFSRKFFKDMLGAGITPSVFTYNIMIGYMCKEGDLDTASCLFAQMKRMGLTPDIVTYNSLIDGYGKVGTLDNSFCIFEEMKDAGCEPDVITFNSLINCCCKFDKMPEALNFLREMNNKGLKPNVITYSTLIDAFCKEGMMQEAVKIFMDMKRVGLSPNEFTYTSLIDANCKAGNLSEALKLKKEMFQEGISSNIVTYTALLDGLCQDGRMEDAEEVFREVLETGISPNQQIFTALVHGYIKAKRMENAMEIWKEIKGKGFKPDLLLYGTIIWGLCSQNKLEESELVFSEMKGCGSTPNHFIYTTLMDAYFKAGKTKEALNLLQEMLENGIEFTVVTYCALIDGLCKKGLLQEAINYFRRMPDIGLEPNVAVFTALIDGHCKNNCIEAAKELFNEMLDKGMIPDKAAYTTLIDGNLKHGNLQEALSVEKRMREMGMELDLYAYTSLIWGLSHFGQVQQAKILLDEMIGKGILPDEILCIRLLRKYYELGYLDEAFELQTEMVNRGLITGTCDYAVPNART, from the coding sequence ATGTATTTTGATGCCCATGAGATTCTTAAAGAGCTGGTGTTGTTGAGGCGGGTGTTGCCGGGTTGTGATGTATTTGATGTGTTGTGGTCAACAAGGAATGTTTGTCGTCTGGGATTTGGAGTGTTTGATGCGTTGTTTAGTGTTTTGGTTGAGTTTGGAATGCTTGAGAAAGCAAGTGAGTGTTTTTTGAGGATGAAGAAGTTTAGAGTTTTGCCAAAAGTGCGGTCTTGTAATGCCCTTTTGCAAAGGCTTTCAAAGCCAGGGAAGGGGAATTTTTCAAGGAAGTTTTTTAAGGATATGCTTGGGGCTGGGATTACTCCTTCGGTTTTCACTTACAATATAATGATTGGTTATATGTGCAAAGAAGGCGATTTGGATACTGCTAGTTGCTTGTTTGCACAAATGAAAAGAATGGGCCTTACACCTGATATTGTGACATATAATTCTCTTATTGATGGATATGGAAAGGTTGGAACATTAGATAATTCGTTTTGCATATTTGAAGAAATGAAGGATGCAGGTTGTGAGCCTGACGTAATAACCTTCAATTCTTTGATTAATTGTTGTTGtaaatttgataaaatgcCCGAGGCCTTGAATTTTCTCCGTGAGATGAATAATAAAGGGTTGAAGCCAAATGTCATAACTTATAGCACATTAATTGATGCCTTCTGTAAAGAAGGGATGATGCAAGAGGCTGTTAAGATTTTTATGGACATGAAACGAGTTGGCCTTTCACCTAATGAGTTCACCTATACTTCTTTGATTGATGCAAATTGCAAGGCTGGCAATTTGAGCGAAGCACTGAAGCTGAAAAAGGAGATGTTTCAGGAAGGGATTAGCTCGAACATTGTAACGTATACAGCTCTACTGGATGGGCTATGTCAAGATGGGAGGATGGAGGATGCAGAAGAAGTCTTCAGGGAAGTACTGGAAACTGGAATAAGTCCTAACCAGCAAATATTTACTGCCCTTGTTCATGGGTATATTAAGGCTAAGAGGATGGAGAATGCTATGGAAATATGGAAAGAAATTAAGGGGAAAGGCTTTAAACCCGATTTGTTACTTTATGGAACCATCATTTGGGGCCTTTGCTCCCAAAATAAGCTTGAAGAGTCTGAGCTTGTATTCAGTGAAATGAAGGGTTGTGGATCAACTCCAAATCATTTCATTTACACAACACTTATGGATGCTTATTTCAAGGCTGGAAAAACCAAGGAGGCACTTAATCTATTGCAAGAAATGCTGGAAAATGGTATTGAGTTCACTGTTGTAACATATTGTGCATTAATTGATGGTTTGTGCAAAAAGGGATTGCTCCAAGAGGCAATTAATTACTTTAGGAGGATGCCTGACATTGGTTTGGAACCCAATGTTGCAGTCTTTACAGCCTTAATTGATGGTCACtgtaaaaataattgcatTGAAGCAGCTAAGGAGCTGTTTAATGAAATGCTAGACAAGGGTATGATTCCAGATAAAGCTGCTTACACCACTCTAATTGATGGAAATTTGAAGCATGGAAATCTTCAAGAAGCTTTGAGCGTGGaaaagagaatgagagaaatGGGTATGGAACTTGATCTGTATGCGTATACTTCCTTGATTTGGGGGCTTTCTCACTTTGGTCAGGTACAGCAAGCAAAAATATTGCTTGATGAGATGATTGGGAAGGGTATCCTTCCAGATGAGATTCTTTGTATTCGTCTGCTAAGAAAGTACTATGAGCTAGGGTATTTGGATGAAGCCTTTGAGTTGCAGACTGAAATGGTAAACAGGGGTTTAATAACTGGAACTTGTGATTATGCGGTTCCTAATGCAAGAACTTGA
- the LOC117635519 gene encoding zinc finger CCCH domain-containing protein 17 translates to MVVGAQPQPQPQQQQQQQQQKPPQQPETTAEEEALKRNTDCVYFLASPLTCKKGSECEYRHSEYARVNPRDCWYWLNGNCLNLKCAFRHPPLDGLLGSPAATSAGPSLPLSLTVATPTTPATHVTYNSSKQAVPCIFFQKGQCLKGDRCAFSHGSNPLTGSKVPQAPATTHGTEPSSLKKVFGGLQKCTQELKVPQASASKSVGVPPQAKPAPKFQTVPVRNGVSTERNVPSTKALDDEARRYKTTSVPPVSNGDSTSQANHLLQAHVSDHHGYQNGKDADEHLRESSPGFDVLVDDELGDSDYYHGEDQFGRTRGHEGRNLNSVNEYDLDRPADYNSMADVDRERFCDPRGYDPYDHMQGQYAWDQHRASSERQLVGPARLERRGYRKSDSPENIDGLDLRHRLSKHRRVNGLRSIVSHDYALDGHVEERKNRPRRDSQQLPSHEGSLSSRLHGRIKLPGGSPPVNGGDLHQEREVDRGRSRGRLSPRRAPISSQQGRLRDRIKGRVEDYNNEERNFGAHRSRREIMDDRSDDFSRPKRLSDLKGGKDGENKEQSHLGKRKNVMDNYQQSEGDISFEGPKPLSEILKRKREAEAAASGSGKSFVNKQGNNQRESRVSNPGDSEFAVAEVKSSLPTVAKEEPKYATEDAVGAEDEKTDIAHGQSSQGHNAGELEEGMIDDEPLEDQEPEAEDQREGDYDYEQGEDGDYNYEEGENADGEEEYMEDEDGDDFAKKIGVMFS, encoded by the exons ATGGTAGTTGGCGCACAACCACAGCCGCAACcacaacaacagcagcagcagcaacaacagaaGCCACCACAGCAACCTGAGACGACTGCTGAAGAGGAGGCCTTGAAGAGGAACACCGATTGCGTCTACTTTCTGGCCTCGCCTCTCACCTGTAAAAAG GGAAGTGAATGTGAATATCGCCACAGTGAATATGCTCGGGTCAACCCCAGGGATTGCTGGTACTGGTTGAATGGTAATTGCCTGAATTTAAAATGCGCGTTTCGGCACCCA CCTCTTGATGGATTGTTAGGAAGCCCAGCAGCAACTTCAGCTGGACCTTCTTTGCCTCTATCACTTACTGTGGCAACACCTACGACGCCTGCGACGCATGTGACTTATAACTCAAGTAAACAAGCGGTCCCCTGTATTTTCTTCCAAAAAGGGCAGTGTTTAAAGGGTGACAGATGTGCCTTCTCGCATGGATCAAATCCTTTGACTGGTAGTAAAGTTCCACAGGCACCAGCAACTACCCATGGCACTGAGCCTTCAAGTCTTAAGAAGGTTTTTGGTGGCCTTCAAAAGTGCACTCAAGAATTGAAGGTTCCCCAGGCAAGTGCCTCAAAGTCAGTTGGAGTGCCTCCTCAAGCTAAACCTgctccaaaatttcaaactgTTCCAGTCAGGAATGGAGTTAGCACTGAGAGGAATGTGCCATCAACTAAAGCATTGGATGACGAGGCTCGTAGATACAAGACAACAAGTGTTCCTCCTGTTAGCAATGGAGACTCTACAAGTCAGGCCAATCATTTACTTCAGGCTCATGTATCAGACCATCATGGTTACCAAAACGGTAAGGATGCTGATGAGCACTTGAGGGAGTCCTCTCCTGGATTTGATGTTCTTGTAGATGATGAGCTCGGAGATTCTGATTACTACCATGGTGAAGATCAATTCGGAAGAACAAGAGGTCATGAGGGGAGGAACTTGAATTCTGTGAATGAATATGATCTGGATCGTCCGGCTGATTACAATTCAATGGCTGATGTTGATCGAGAAAGGTTTTGTGACCCACGGGGCTACGACCCTTATGATCACATGCAAGGGCAATATGCTTGGGACCAGCACAGGGCTTCATCTGAGAGACAGTTAGTGGGTCCTGCCCGTCTTGAGAGGAGGGGTTATCGTAAATCTGATAGTCCGGAGAACATTGATGGGTTAGATCTGCGACATCGTTTATCCAAGCACAGGAGGGTAAATGGTCTGAGATCCATCGTCAGCCATGATTATGCACTAGATGGTCATGTTGAGGAGCGAAAAAACCGTCCTCGTAGGGATTCACAGCAATTGCCCTCACATGAGGGCTCTCTTAGTAGTCGTCTTCATGGTAGAATAAAGCTTCCGGGCGGGTCTCCACCAGTTAATGGTGGTGATTTGCACCAAGAAAGGGAAGTTGACAGAGGAAGGAGTCGAGGCAGATTGTCACCTAGAAGGGCTCCAATATCCTCCCAACAAGGAAGGCTTCGAGACAGAATAAAAGGAAGGGTAGAGGACTATAATAACGAGGAGAGAAATTTTGGGGCTCATCGTAGTAGGAGAGAAATAATGGATGACCGAAGTGATGACTTTTCTCGTCCTAAGCGTCTTTCAGATCTGAAAGGTGGGAAAGATGGAGAAAATAAAGAGCAATCTCACCTTGGAAAACGGAAAAATGTGATGGATAATTATCAACAATCGGAAGGCGATATTTCATTTGAAGGGCCAAAGCCTCTTAGTGAGATtctgaagaggaagagagaagctGAAGCAGCAGCTTCTGGGAGCGGGAAATCTTTTGTCAATAAACAAGGCAATAATCAGAGAGAAAGCAGGGTGAGCAATCCAGGTGACTCTGAGTTTGCAGTCGCAGAGGTGAAAAGTAGTCTGCCTACTGTGGCCAAGGAAGAGCCCAAGTATGCAACCGAAGATGCAGTTGGAGCCGAAGATGAAAAAACTGATATTGCTCATGGTCAGTCTTCACAAGGACATAATGCTGGAGAGCTCGAAGAGGGGATGATTGATGATGAACCATTGGAGGACCAGGAACCTGAAGCTGAAGATCAGAGGGAAGGAGACTATGATTATGAACAAGGGGAAGATGGTGACTATAACTATGAAGAAGGTGAAAATGCAGATGGTGAAGAGGAATACATGGAAGATGAAGATGGGGATGACTTTGCTAAGAAGATCGGTGTCATGTTCTCGTGA